One window from the genome of Pseudomonas fluorescens encodes:
- a CDS encoding response regulator transcription factor, whose product MSSTAIISIIDDDESVRIALDGLLRSHGYRVKTYASALDFLSSCELENTACLISDIQMPGMTGIQMYDRLSTLGIHPPIIFITGYPGVPPRISAGTPEPVAFFPKPFDCAELIACIESVLARSA is encoded by the coding sequence ATGTCCAGCACTGCAATCATTTCAATCATTGATGACGATGAGTCAGTTCGAATTGCATTGGATGGTTTGTTACGCTCCCACGGATATCGGGTTAAAACATATGCCAGCGCCCTGGATTTTTTATCTTCCTGCGAACTTGAAAACACGGCGTGCCTGATATCGGATATTCAAATGCCTGGCATGACGGGCATTCAGATGTACGATCGACTATCGACCCTGGGCATTCATCCCCCGATCATCTTCATCACCGGATACCCTGGCGTGCCCCCCCGTATCAGCGCCGGTACGCCCGAGCCGGTGGCGTTTTTCCCGAAACCCTTCGACTGCGCCGAATTGATCGCCTGCATCGAATCGGTACTGGCCCGGTCTGCTTGA